In Rhizobium lusitanum, a genomic segment contains:
- a CDS encoding Lrp/AsnC family transcriptional regulator: protein MDEQLDKFDLRLLQELQKDGRLTNNELGERIALSPSQCSRRRTRLEAEGYIRGYQANLDRQKLGFDMLVVISVTLATHNRDNAQRFSQLISGLPEVLEAYALTGEMDYHLKVATRGLADLSRFVNDVLLPHESVQHVKTSIVLDTLKTFEGFPVLMPHG from the coding sequence ATGGATGAACAACTCGACAAGTTCGATTTGCGTCTGCTTCAGGAGCTGCAAAAGGACGGCAGATTGACGAACAATGAGTTGGGCGAGCGCATCGCGCTTTCACCTTCACAATGCTCGCGCCGGCGGACCAGACTGGAGGCTGAGGGATATATTCGGGGCTACCAGGCCAACCTGGATAGGCAAAAGCTGGGTTTTGATATGCTGGTGGTCATTTCCGTGACGCTCGCAACCCACAACAGGGACAATGCTCAGAGATTTTCCCAGTTGATCAGCGGACTGCCGGAAGTTCTCGAAGCCTATGCGCTGACCGGTGAAATGGATTATCACCTGAAGGTAGCAACCCGTGGGCTCGCGGACCTCTCGAGGTTCGTCAACGATGTCCTGTTGCCGCACGAGAGCGTGCAGCATGTGAAGACGTCGATCGTTCTCGACACGCTCAAGACCTTTGAAGGATTTCCGGTGCTCATGCCACATGGCTGA
- a CDS encoding Lrp/AsnC family transcriptional regulator: MKEPGSFHRKLLQLIQADGSLSLAELAEKAGMSQSSAWRKIQELEADGVVRKRVTLLDPGKLDLKLCVIAHVTLEDHHEEAVASFASVVLERPEIMECYALSGAFDYMLKIRARDVESYEAFMTRYLMRNPHVRTVVSSFVLRELKFSTELPL, encoded by the coding sequence ATGAAAGAACCTGGGAGTTTTCATCGCAAGCTTCTGCAGCTGATTCAGGCCGATGGCAGCCTTTCGCTGGCGGAGCTGGCGGAAAAAGCCGGGATGTCGCAGAGTTCGGCCTGGCGAAAGATACAGGAGCTGGAAGCAGACGGCGTCGTGCGCAAGCGCGTGACGCTGCTCGATCCAGGAAAACTCGATCTCAAGCTTTGCGTGATCGCGCATGTGACGCTGGAAGATCATCATGAGGAGGCGGTTGCGTCGTTCGCTTCGGTGGTGCTGGAACGGCCGGAGATCATGGAATGCTACGCACTGTCCGGCGCCTTCGACTATATGCTTAAGATTAGGGCGAGGGACGTGGAAAGCTATGAGGCCTTCATGACCCGCTATCTCATGCGCAACCCGCATGTACGCACCGTGGTGTCGAGCTTTGTGCTGCGCGAGCTGAAATTCTCGACCGAGCTGCCGCTTTAG
- a CDS encoding phenylalanine 4-monooxygenase: MVKESSYTAKLPGPDGLYAYTAEEDAIWGELYERQLKLLANMACREYLDGVKTLGLKPDKVPQLLDVNRRLNETTGFGVEGVPALIPPSRFYELLSQGKFPLATFLRRREHIDYIEEPDLFHEVFGHCPLLTNQSYANFVRHFGETAVRLGKGYSWHLFRIFWFTVEFGLINTPKGRRCFGAGIVSSPSEAKAAMEGRACEFRPFDLLDVLRTSYRIDIVQPIYYVIDSFSDLEAIVEQDIEGMILKAKALGDFPPAFEAKAS; the protein is encoded by the coding sequence ATGGTCAAGGAAAGCAGCTACACCGCCAAATTGCCTGGCCCGGATGGCCTATATGCTTACACCGCCGAAGAGGATGCGATCTGGGGTGAGCTTTACGAGCGTCAGTTGAAACTGCTGGCCAATATGGCCTGCCGCGAATATCTGGACGGCGTCAAAACCCTGGGGCTCAAGCCGGACAAGGTCCCCCAACTTCTCGACGTCAACCGACGCCTGAACGAAACCACCGGTTTTGGCGTCGAAGGTGTGCCGGCGCTCATTCCACCCTCGCGCTTCTACGAACTGCTGTCGCAGGGCAAGTTTCCGCTCGCCACCTTCCTTCGCCGCCGCGAGCATATCGATTACATCGAGGAACCGGACCTGTTCCACGAGGTCTTCGGCCACTGCCCGTTGCTGACCAACCAGAGCTACGCCAATTTCGTGCGGCATTTCGGCGAAACCGCCGTCCGGCTCGGCAAGGGTTATTCCTGGCACCTGTTCCGCATCTTCTGGTTCACCGTCGAATTCGGCCTGATCAACACGCCTAAGGGCCGCCGCTGCTTCGGCGCCGGCATCGTCTCGTCGCCAAGCGAAGCCAAGGCCGCGATGGAGGGCAGAGCGTGCGAGTTCAGGCCATTCGACTTGCTGGATGTCCTCAGGACATCCTACCGGATCGATATCGTCCAGCCGATCTACTACGTCATCGACAGTTTCTCCGACCTTGAAGCGATCGTCGAGCAGGATATCGAGGGCATGATCCTCAAGGCGAAGGCGTTGGGTGATTTCCCGCCCGCCTTCGAAGCCAAAGCTTCCTGA
- a CDS encoding methyl-accepting chemotaxis protein — MLRFWNKLGIRAQITAGFLPLILLMSLLSVNAISGMEGLSSIFSSYRGTAGQSLAISGYSDQLNEIQMSVEAFRSSPTQDVVNRFRAGVKAFDADDQRFAGNSTLQTGMAAIRQDITTYGKAFEQIVSLHARRDALISKVTEFGPWTSIALNDVMRSAWRQNDVTLLHMTGATLEALNRSLYFSERFIHAGDLASYDIAQSALNDAMALNDAAAKAAKGDLQRKRILGAGQLMQNYTSRLGDVRDVLLATDKIRESELNVLAPKIATGFKDLQATVMDAQKTLDGSVDTTVASAASSTLVISGLLIVIGLVLAYFVGQLISSAVRKMASTMERLARGDDTMVVDGTEHRHELGAMARSLKVFQETGRGKVMAEANAERARLAAEEERLRQEAERLADAQVMEHAFQQISLGLDALSKGDLTVRVGEVDGRYVRIRDHFNNSVSSLEEALDSVIRAVGTIRSGLSEISTASNDLARRTEQQAASLEQTVAALGDVTRGVNGTAEGASHAQGAVATARANAENGGAIVARAIAAMTEIQSSSSKIGNIIGVIDEIAFQTNLLALNAGVEAARAGEAGKGFAVVAQEVRELAQRSASAAREIKALISTSSAQVKAGVELVGESGTSLAQIVEQVGAMSATVAEIAVAAREQAASLREVSAAGDQMDKVTQQNAAMVEETTAAAQSLTQETENLADLVHRFRTRSAATPAHRHYALAS; from the coding sequence ATGTTGCGCTTTTGGAATAAACTAGGCATTCGCGCGCAGATTACGGCTGGCTTCCTGCCGTTGATCCTGCTGATGAGCCTACTCTCGGTCAATGCTATCTCCGGTATGGAGGGACTTTCGTCCATCTTCTCCTCCTACCGCGGCACCGCCGGCCAGAGCCTCGCCATTTCCGGCTATAGCGACCAGCTGAACGAAATCCAGATGTCGGTGGAAGCTTTCCGCTCCAGCCCGACGCAGGATGTTGTGAACCGTTTTCGCGCCGGCGTGAAGGCGTTTGACGCCGACGACCAGCGCTTTGCGGGTAATAGTACCCTGCAGACAGGAATGGCAGCTATCCGCCAGGATATTACCACCTACGGCAAGGCTTTCGAGCAGATCGTATCCCTGCATGCAAGGCGCGATGCCTTGATCTCCAAGGTCACCGAGTTCGGCCCCTGGACCAGCATTGCGCTCAATGACGTCATGCGCAGCGCCTGGCGGCAGAACGATGTGACGTTGCTGCACATGACAGGCGCCACGCTCGAGGCGCTGAACCGCAGCCTCTATTTCTCGGAGCGCTTTATCCACGCGGGCGATCTGGCCTCTTACGACATCGCTCAGTCGGCGCTCAACGATGCGATGGCTTTGAACGATGCTGCCGCCAAAGCGGCTAAGGGTGATCTGCAGCGCAAACGCATTCTAGGCGCCGGGCAGCTGATGCAGAACTATACAAGCCGTCTCGGCGACGTGAGAGACGTATTGCTGGCGACCGACAAGATCCGCGAGAGTGAATTGAACGTCCTGGCACCGAAAATCGCCACGGGCTTCAAGGATTTGCAGGCCACCGTCATGGATGCGCAGAAAACGCTCGATGGCTCAGTAGATACGACGGTCGCCTCTGCGGCCAGCTCGACGCTCGTGATCAGCGGTCTTCTGATCGTGATCGGTCTGGTGCTTGCTTATTTCGTTGGTCAGCTGATTTCATCGGCTGTGCGCAAGATGGCGTCGACGATGGAGCGGCTTGCGCGTGGCGACGACACGATGGTGGTGGATGGCACCGAACATCGTCACGAGCTTGGCGCCATGGCACGTTCGCTGAAGGTCTTCCAGGAGACCGGACGCGGCAAAGTTATGGCGGAAGCGAATGCCGAGCGTGCCCGCCTTGCGGCTGAAGAAGAGCGCCTGCGCCAGGAAGCCGAGCGTCTTGCCGATGCTCAGGTAATGGAACATGCCTTCCAGCAGATTTCCCTCGGCCTTGATGCGCTCTCGAAGGGTGACCTTACCGTCCGTGTCGGCGAGGTTGACGGTCGTTATGTCCGCATTCGGGATCATTTCAACAACTCGGTCTCCAGTCTGGAAGAGGCTCTCGATTCCGTCATTCGCGCGGTCGGTACGATCAGATCCGGCCTTTCGGAAATCTCGACAGCTTCCAACGATCTAGCTCGTCGCACGGAACAGCAGGCAGCTTCGCTCGAGCAGACCGTGGCAGCTCTCGGCGATGTAACGCGGGGCGTCAACGGCACGGCGGAAGGCGCAAGTCATGCTCAGGGCGCTGTCGCCACCGCACGCGCCAATGCCGAGAATGGCGGTGCGATCGTCGCTCGCGCCATTGCGGCCATGACCGAGATCCAAAGCTCGTCGTCGAAGATCGGCAATATTATCGGCGTCATCGATGAAATCGCCTTCCAGACCAACCTTCTTGCCCTTAACGCGGGCGTGGAAGCGGCGCGCGCGGGCGAGGCGGGGAAAGGCTTTGCCGTCGTCGCTCAGGAAGTGCGCGAACTCGCCCAGCGATCGGCCAGTGCCGCCAGAGAGATCAAGGCACTGATCTCTACATCGTCCGCCCAGGTTAAAGCGGGTGTAGAACTCGTCGGCGAATCCGGCACGTCGCTCGCGCAGATCGTCGAACAGGTTGGCGCGATGAGTGCCACGGTGGCGGAAATCGCGGTGGCCGCGCGTGAACAGGCTGCCAGCCTACGGGAAGTCTCGGCGGCCGGCGATCAGATGGACAAGGTCACTCAACAGAACGCGGCGATGGTGGAAGAAACCACGGCCGCAGCCCAGAGCCTGACCCAGGAGACGGAGAACCTCGCCGATCTGGTGCACCGGTTCAGGACACGCAGCGCGGCTACGCCGGCACATCGGCATTACGCTTTGGCGTCTTAG
- a CDS encoding substrate-binding domain-containing protein, producing the protein MAISASTASAQTIGVSMSDLDKFRTALLNGILSHGKTISGLKLVVQNAKSDNELQKKQVQQFIADKVDAIILGVSDGDLGPQMTKLAADAHIPLVYINNVPSNLSDLPENQVVVASDEAESGTMQTKEVCSLLKGKGRLVVLMGEPFHAAARARTQDIDNVIATPECKGLQIVERQAAYWSSDYADQQMQEWLSAGVKFDAVIANNDEMAVGAIRAMKRNGMSMKDVVVAGVDATDDALAAMQAGDLDVTILQSAVGQGATSVDAAVKLINGQKVPRENNVPFELVTPQNLAQYLPKTQ; encoded by the coding sequence ATGGCGATATCCGCCTCGACTGCAAGTGCGCAGACGATCGGCGTGTCGATGTCCGATCTCGATAAATTCAGAACTGCATTGCTTAACGGAATTCTTTCGCACGGAAAGACGATTTCCGGGCTGAAGCTTGTCGTGCAGAACGCCAAAAGCGACAATGAGCTTCAGAAGAAGCAGGTTCAGCAGTTTATCGCGGATAAGGTCGATGCCATTATCCTTGGCGTCTCCGATGGCGACCTCGGCCCGCAGATGACCAAGCTTGCCGCCGATGCTCATATTCCGCTGGTCTATATCAACAACGTTCCCTCGAACCTGTCGGATCTACCGGAGAACCAGGTCGTCGTCGCCTCCGACGAAGCGGAATCGGGAACCATGCAGACGAAGGAAGTCTGCTCTCTCCTGAAAGGCAAGGGACGCCTCGTGGTGCTGATGGGCGAACCCTTCCATGCGGCCGCCCGCGCCCGCACGCAGGACATCGACAATGTCATCGCCACGCCCGAATGCAAGGGTCTCCAGATCGTCGAGCGGCAGGCTGCCTATTGGTCGAGCGATTATGCAGATCAGCAGATGCAGGAATGGCTGTCGGCAGGGGTGAAGTTCGACGCCGTCATTGCCAACAATGACGAGATGGCGGTCGGTGCGATCCGCGCCATGAAGAGGAACGGCATGTCGATGAAGGACGTCGTCGTTGCAGGCGTCGATGCGACCGACGATGCCCTTGCAGCGATGCAGGCCGGCGATCTGGACGTCACCATTCTCCAGAGCGCCGTCGGACAGGGCGCGACATCAGTCGATGCCGCAGTCAAGCTCATCAATGGGCAGAAGGTGCCGCGAGAAAACAACGTGCCCTTCGAGCTCGTCACGCCACAAAATCTCGCCCAATACCTGCCGAAGACCCAGTGA
- a CDS encoding DUF882 domain-containing protein produces MILSFVAHRVALVAMLVLAAFAGSTAAAAEDRALKLFFTHTGEKATIVFKRDGKFDPKGLAQINRFLRDWRKNEPTRIDPELLDLVWEVYHRSGANESIHVVSAYRSPSTNNMLRGRSRSSGVAKHSQHTLGKAMDFYIPGVKLATLRAVAMQMQIGGVGFYPNSGSPFVHLDVGNVRAWPRMSRQELVRLFPDGRTQHLPADGSPLPRYELAVADAKKRVRPARSEIARIAADEDIAGASTSASLVTSMLPIPQKRVNSGLELQLNKQVNASKETPRFTDLASYVVPLPTLRPVVSDGAGTTPTDKPSPMAFASLVVGRNPAGKLQLSDQLRASMNSDTATLQPMAILQAPASREVSAGVGNMSTRALVAWALQPPGTTMEMTLPSMVGAALPLEHNADGAWSDASEIAEDDFDTERFGFEG; encoded by the coding sequence ATGATTTTGTCATTCGTCGCTCATCGTGTAGCGCTGGTCGCAATGCTGGTTCTTGCTGCCTTTGCGGGATCTACAGCAGCAGCGGCCGAGGACCGGGCACTCAAGCTCTTCTTCACACACACAGGCGAAAAGGCGACCATCGTCTTCAAGCGCGACGGCAAATTCGACCCGAAGGGCCTGGCGCAGATCAATCGTTTCCTGCGTGACTGGCGAAAGAACGAACCGACCAGGATCGATCCGGAATTGCTCGACCTCGTCTGGGAGGTCTATCATCGCAGCGGCGCGAATGAATCCATTCATGTGGTCTCGGCTTACCGCTCACCGTCCACCAACAACATGTTGCGGGGCCGGTCCCGCAGCTCCGGCGTCGCCAAACACAGCCAGCACACGCTCGGCAAGGCGATGGACTTCTACATACCGGGCGTGAAGCTCGCGACCCTGCGCGCGGTCGCCATGCAGATGCAGATCGGCGGCGTCGGCTTCTACCCGAACTCAGGATCACCCTTCGTGCATCTGGATGTCGGCAATGTCCGCGCATGGCCGAGAATGTCGCGCCAGGAACTGGTGCGGCTTTTCCCCGATGGGCGCACCCAGCATCTACCCGCGGACGGCTCGCCGCTGCCGCGTTACGAACTGGCAGTCGCCGACGCCAAGAAGCGCGTCCGCCCGGCCCGCAGCGAAATTGCCCGCATAGCGGCTGATGAAGACATCGCCGGGGCCTCGACGAGCGCAAGCCTCGTGACCAGCATGCTGCCGATACCCCAAAAGCGGGTCAACAGTGGGCTTGAACTTCAACTCAACAAACAGGTAAACGCGAGCAAAGAAACTCCGCGCTTCACCGACCTTGCATCCTATGTTGTGCCACTGCCGACATTGCGGCCAGTTGTCAGCGATGGGGCCGGCACGACCCCAACCGACAAACCCTCTCCCATGGCTTTTGCAAGCCTCGTGGTGGGCCGCAACCCCGCTGGAAAATTGCAGCTTTCGGACCAGCTGAGGGCTTCCATGAATAGCGACACAGCCACGCTGCAGCCCATGGCAATCCTGCAAGCTCCCGCTTCCCGCGAAGTATCCGCCGGCGTCGGCAACATGTCCACCAGAGCCCTCGTCGCATGGGCCTTGCAGCCTCCGGGCACCACGATGGAAATGACGCTGCCGAGCATGGTCGGCGCCGCGCTTCCTCTGGAGCACAATGCAGACGGCGCCTGGAGCGATGCTTCCGAGATCGCCGAGGATGACTTCGATACCGAGAGGTTCGGCTTCGAAGGCTAG